A single genomic interval of Zobellia nedashkovskayae harbors:
- a CDS encoding tetratricopeptide repeat-containing hybrid sensor histidine kinase/response regulator: MKLDFLHNGLKRILSIFVLIWVVQNAQAQDSLIVENSDVRIYFEEARAFRNRDQTDLALEALEKASKVAEKNEDVKALIDCYHKFALVYLKLKKEETTYFYWDRAKALLKDIEYPYGSAMQKYIEAILLFHDEKNFQAIFMLNEAKQLNNDRNFFNNILLAEGNIYLKLEKYDSATKNFNSLIINTDIYESDYLATRAYLGLAQLNLSTEKLVESAENGENALKLAKKNKFFKEIWEANEMLTTIYERLGKYDKSLANNKDLLQIRDSLFNIAKMKTEAKTAEKIQFDFMSDEIKRQEQKIEELNESKNKSDITIILTSALLIIITLLAVSLFRNNQIKLKTNDLLQTKNNELKAARDAAVNAMEAKTNFLSTVSHELRTPLYAVTGLTHLLLEENPSKGQKEHLKALKFSGDYLLNFINDILQINKIDADKLEPLNVEFNLKKVLQEVIDSLKQGAQTNNTTLILDYDTKIPYHLMSDPLKLSQIFLNLVGNALKFTKGGEVKVTAKLMKKDDEDVTLYFEVKDNGIGIAKEQQQNIFDGFEQGSIQINREYGGTGLGLTIVKSLLGLFESKIELESELGVGSTFFFQLAMKGKDSIVDDIPFEVTPQDFKFEGLNILIVEDNKINQVITKKMLTKKEITSDIANDGGEAIDMARENYYDAILMDIHMPGIGGEEATIEIRKFDIVTPIIALTAISLDDSLESFYAAGCNDVVTKPFKPEVFYQKIGENIFNKKELKNTTS; this comes from the coding sequence TTGAAACTAGATTTTCTACATAACGGCTTAAAAAGAATCTTATCAATATTCGTATTGATTTGGGTTGTGCAAAACGCACAGGCCCAAGATAGTCTTATTGTAGAAAATAGTGATGTTCGTATCTACTTTGAAGAAGCGAGAGCTTTCCGTAATAGAGATCAAACGGACTTAGCTCTTGAAGCCCTAGAAAAGGCATCAAAAGTAGCAGAGAAAAATGAAGATGTAAAAGCACTCATAGATTGCTATCACAAATTTGCTCTTGTCTATCTGAAACTTAAAAAAGAAGAGACTACATACTTTTATTGGGACAGAGCAAAGGCATTGCTTAAGGACATAGAATATCCTTATGGTAGCGCTATGCAAAAATATATTGAGGCCATTTTACTCTTTCATGACGAGAAAAATTTTCAAGCTATCTTCATGCTTAATGAAGCTAAACAGCTCAATAACGATCGTAATTTCTTTAATAATATATTACTGGCAGAAGGTAATATCTATCTAAAACTAGAAAAATACGATAGTGCCACAAAAAATTTCAACTCGCTTATTATCAATACGGATATTTACGAAAGTGATTATCTGGCCACTAGAGCTTATCTAGGTTTAGCCCAACTAAACCTTAGCACCGAAAAATTAGTAGAAAGTGCGGAAAACGGCGAAAACGCCCTGAAATTGGCAAAAAAGAATAAATTTTTCAAAGAAATATGGGAAGCCAATGAAATGCTCACCACGATTTACGAGAGGCTTGGTAAATATGATAAATCGCTAGCTAACAACAAAGACCTTTTACAAATTCGCGATTCGCTCTTCAACATTGCAAAAATGAAGACCGAGGCAAAAACCGCGGAAAAAATTCAGTTCGATTTTATGAGCGATGAAATAAAGCGCCAAGAACAAAAAATTGAAGAACTGAACGAATCAAAGAACAAGTCTGATATTACCATAATATTGACTTCTGCCCTATTAATAATCATTACGCTTTTGGCAGTTTCATTATTTAGAAACAACCAAATAAAATTAAAAACCAACGATTTACTTCAGACTAAAAATAATGAACTAAAGGCTGCCAGAGATGCTGCTGTAAATGCTATGGAAGCTAAGACAAATTTCTTGTCTACGGTTAGCCACGAATTAAGAACACCACTCTATGCAGTAACAGGCCTTACGCATTTACTCTTAGAGGAGAACCCAAGCAAGGGTCAGAAAGAACACCTTAAAGCTTTGAAATTTTCAGGTGATTATTTGTTGAACTTCATAAACGACATCCTGCAAATTAATAAAATTGACGCCGATAAATTGGAACCTCTTAATGTAGAATTCAACCTGAAAAAAGTACTTCAGGAAGTTATTGACTCCCTTAAACAAGGAGCACAGACTAACAATACCACACTCATTTTAGATTACGATACGAAAATACCTTATCACCTGATGAGCGACCCGCTAAAACTATCTCAGATTTTTCTGAATTTAGTAGGTAACGCTTTAAAATTCACCAAAGGTGGCGAAGTTAAGGTCACTGCCAAATTAATGAAGAAGGATGATGAAGATGTCACGCTTTATTTTGAAGTAAAAGACAACGGTATAGGTATTGCAAAAGAGCAACAACAGAACATCTTTGATGGTTTTGAACAAGGTTCAATACAAATAAACAGAGAGTACGGTGGTACTGGTCTTGGTCTTACTATAGTTAAAAGTTTATTAGGCCTTTTTGAAAGTAAAATAGAACTAGAGAGCGAATTGGGTGTTGGAAGTACATTCTTCTTTCAACTAGCAATGAAGGGCAAGGATAGTATTGTAGATGATATTCCGTTTGAAGTAACTCCTCAAGATTTTAAATTTGAGGGCTTAAATATTCTAATTGTTGAAGACAACAAAATAAACCAAGTCATCACCAAAAAAATGCTTACCAAAAAGGAGATTACGAGCGACATTGCAAACGACGGTGGCGAGGCAATAGATATGGCTCGTGAAAACTACTATGATGCTATTTTAATGGATATTCATATGCCAGGTATTGGCGGTGAAGAAGCTACGATTGAAATTAGAAAGTTTGATATTGTCACCCCTATTATAGCTCTTACCGCTATTTCTTTAGACGATAGTTTAGAAAGTTTCTATGCTGCTGGCTGTAATGATGTAGTTACAAAACCGTTTAAACCTGAAGTCTTCTATCAAAAAATAGGCGAAAATATTTTCAATAAAAAAGAGCTTAAAAACACTACTTCATAA